CCGGTGAGCCCCAGATCCTGCCCATCCACCAGGCCGCTCAGCGCCAGCGAGCGGTAACCGATCGCCCCGGCGCAGAGCATCGGCGCCACCGCCACGGCCTCCAGCCCCGCCGGCAGGGGATGGGCGAACGCCGCCGGCACGGTCACGTACTCCGCGTAGCCGCCGTTCACATCCCGCCCGGTGGCCACGAAGGCCGGGCAGAGGTTCTCCCGGCCGCTGCGGCAGAACGCGCAGCGGCCGCAGGCGTGGAAGATCCAGGCGATGCCCACCGCGTCGCCCGGAGCGAAGCCTTCGGCGCCGGCGCCGCTGGCGGCGACGCTGCCGACGATCTGATGGCCCGGGATCACCGGAAACCGGGGTGGCGGTGTGCGTCCCTCGATCTCATCGAGTTCGGTGTGGCACACCCCGCAGACCGCCACCTTCACCAGCAGGTCGCCTGGCCCCGGCACGGGCCGCGGCAGCTCCATCGGCACCAGCGGGGCCGGTGTGCGCGCCATGTCGCCGCAGGCCTGGAGCACCATCGCCTTCATGTCGGCCTCCCCGGCGGCCCGGCGCAGGCTCCGGGCACGCGTTGCTGTTTCCACTCTGGCGCCCTTGGCGGTCGCCGGTCCGGACTGGAGGCGGCAGGGGGCTTCGGGCTGCCCACACTGGGAACGGGGCCCTGCCCCCTTCCACCGTTCGCGAGTCCTCCCATGCCTGAACCGATGGTTGCCGCCAGGACGCCCATCAGCGTGAAGCTGGAGCAGGGCAAGGAGTACCTCTATTGCGTCTGCGGCCGCTCAGCGGACCAGCCCTTCTGCGATGGATCCCACGAAGGCAGCGGCTTCACGCCCCTGTCCTTCGTGGCCGAGAGCAGCGGCAGGGCGCTCCTCTGCCGCTGCAAGCAGACCGCCACACCCCCCTGGTGCGACGGAAGCCATGCGCGCGTTCCCGCCGGCCCTTAGGGGCGGGCGTGCCGGAGGGGGGATCGTTAGGCTCCGCTGAGATCCGTGGCGGGAGATGGAGGAGAAACTCGTCTTCGTGAGTGTGGGTGCCACCGCCACGCCGGAGCAGGAAGCCTTCGTGCGATCGATCGAAGAGCGCCTGCGCAGTGAATCACTGACACCGAAAACGGTCGGCCGCAACACCTTCAGCGCCGATGCACCGCTGAAGGCCATCACCGAACTGATGGAGCGCTGTTCCGGGATTGTGGTGATTGCCCTGGAACGCCGTTACTTTCCCGCCGGCCTCGACAAGCGCGGTGGCCCGCACCAGGTGAGCCTCACAGACACCCGATTGCCGACCCCCTGGAATCAGATCGAGGCGGCGATGGCTTACACCAAGCACCTGCCCCTGCTCGTCATCGTTGAAGCGGGCCTGAAGGCCGAAGGCTTGCTGGAATCGGGCTACGACTGGTACGTGCAGACCCTGCCCCTGGAGGCGACGGCCCTGGGCTCCAATGAATTCAATGGGGTGCTGGCCGACTGGAAGGAGAAGGTGCTGGAGCTGGGCGTGCCGCCCGGACCCAGGCTGCAGGGGCTGAATCCTGCCGAGATGTCCATCGCCGACCTGCTCGGTGCCCTCCGGCCGGTCCAGCTGTGGAGTGTGCTGATCGCCCTGGCCGGGCTGCTGGCCGGGGCCTTCAGCCTTGGCGCCCGGCTGGTCCCCCCCTTGAAGCCGAGTCCGACGCCAGCGCAGGGCGCTTCCCTGCCGGCCCCTTCAGCCAGCCGTCCCGGCGCCCTGGCGCTCGAGCACCTCCACACAGCGCCCGCACAGGCTGGGGTGGCTGGGGTGCGCACCGATGTCGTCCTCGTGGTGCCAGCAGCGCTCGCACTTGCTCCCGGTCGCCCTGGCGATCCGCACCGTGACGCCCTCCTCCCCGATCTCCGCCAGCGGCGCCTCCAGGGGCGCGCCGCCGAGGCGCAGGGCTGACACCAGCAGCCAGTCGGCCAGGTTGTCGACCTCGGGGTGGGGGCTGGCGTCCAGCAGGTCCAGGGCCTCCCGCAGCGGGCTCGCCTCCACCAGCTCCAGCTGCACCTGGGCCTCAAGGGAGGCGCCCAGTTCCCCCCGGCCCCGGCAGCCCTCCAGCGTCCGGTTCACCTGGGCGCGCAGCTCCAGGATCCGCTGCATCGGCGCCACCAGCTCCGGTGCCGCCCAGGTGGCCGGCACCGTGGGCCAGCCCCGCTCGAACACCGAGGCCTCGGCCACCGGGTAGGGCAGGTTCTGCCAGATGTCCTCGGCCATGTGACACAGAACCGGCGCGATCAGCCCCGCCAGCCGTTCCACCACCAGGTGCAGCACGGTCTGGCAGCTGCGCCGCCGGGCGTCGCCGGCCGCACTCACATAGAGGCGGTCCTTGGCGATGTCGAGATAGACATTGGAGAGGTCCACCACGCAGAAGTTCTGCAGGGCCTGGAAGAAGCGGTAGAACTCGAAGCGCTCGAAATCGGCGCTCACCTCCTCGATCAGGCTGGCGGTGCGCTGCAGCATCCAGCGATCCAGCAGGGGCAGATCCGCGATCGGCACGGCATGCTCCGCCGGCACGAAATCGTGCAGGTTGCCCAGCAGATAGCGGGCCGTGTTGCGCACCTTGCGGTACACATCCGCCAGCTGTTTGACGATCCCCGGACCCAGGGGCACGTCGGCGGAATAATCCACCGAACTCACCCACAGCCGCAGCACATCGGCGCCGTAGGACGGCTCCTGTTTCTCGTTCTTGCCCCCTTCCACCAGGACGAGGGGGTCCACCACATTGCCGAGCGATTTGCTCATCTTGCGGCCCTTCTCATCGAGGGTGAAGCCGTGGGTGAGCACCCGGCGGTAGGGCGCCTGTCCGTTCACCGCCACCGAGGTGAGCAGGCTGCTCTGGAACCAGCCGCGGTGCTGGTCGGAGCCCTCCAGATACAGGTCGGCGGGATAACCCAGCCCGCGGCCTTCGAGCACGGCGGCCCAGGAGGAGCCCGAGTCGAACCACACATCCATCGTGTCGGTGCCTTTGCGCCACTGGTCGGCCTCCTCGGCCCAGGCCGGCGGCAGCAGGCCCGCCTCGTCCCGCTCCCACCAGACATCGGCGCCGTGCTCGGCGATCAGGGCTTCGGCGTGGGCCAGGGTGTCGGCGTTGAGCAGCACCTCGCCGGTTGTGCGGTGATAAAAAACCGGGATCGGCACCCCCCAGGAGCGCTGGCGGGAGATGCACCAGTCGCCCCGGTCCCGGACCATCGCCTCGATGCGGTTGCGGCCGCTGGCCGGCAGCCACTCCACCGCCGCGATCGCCTCCAGGGCCTGGGCGCGGAAGCCGTCGACGGAGGCGAACCACTGTTCGGTGGCCCGGAAGATGGTCGGTTTCTTCGTGCGCCAGTCGTAGGGGTAGCGGTGCTCGTAGCGCTGCTCGGCCAGCAGCAGCCCGGCATCCCGCAGGGCGGTGATGATCGCCGGGTTGGCGTCCTTGAGCACGTTGAGCCCGGCGAAGGGGCCGGCCTCGGCGGTGAGGGTGCCGGCCTCGTCCACCGGGCAGAGCACCGGCAGGCCGTACTTGTTGCCGGTGTGGAAGTCGTCGACACCGTGCCCCGGGGCGGTGTGCACCAGGCCGGTGCCGGTTTCGGTGGTGATGTAGTCGCCGCCGATCACCACGGGGCTGGTGCGATCCAGCAGCGGATGGCGGTACAGGATCCCCTCCAGCTGGGCCCCCTTGAGGGTGAGCAGCGGTTCGAGCGGGCGCTCCAGGCTGGTGCGCAGCTGCTCCACCAGCTGGGCGGCCACCACCAGGTAGCGGGGGGTGCCGCCGTTGGTGGTGCCGTCCCGGCAGATGGCGTAATCGAGCTGGCCATTCACCGACACCGCCAGGTTGGCCGGCAGCGTCCAGGGGGTGGTGGTCCAGATGGCCACGAACAGCTGCTCCCGGTGGGCCGCATCGGTGGGTCCGTCGATGCCGGCGGCCGCCAGGATCGCGGCCACGGCTTCCGGCAATTCCACCACCGGGAAGGCCACGTAGACGCTGGGGGAGGTGTGGCCGTCGGGGTACTCCAGCTCGGCCTCGGCCAGGGCGGTGCGGGAACTGGGGCTCCAGTGCACCGGCTTGAGGCCCCGGTAGATGTGGCCGGCCAGCACCATGCGGCCGAACACGCCGATCTGGGCGGCCTCGTAGGGCTTCTGAAGCGTCAGGTAGGGCTCGTCCCAGTCGGCCCAGATGCCCCAGCGCCGGAAGCCGCCCATCTGGCCCTCCACCTGCTCGAGGGCGTAGGCATGGGCCCGGCGCCGCAGGTCGATCGGGGTGAGCTGCCGCCGCTCCTCACTGCCCAGGCCCTGCAGCACCTTCAGTTCGATCGGCAGGCCGTGGCAGTCCCAGCCCGGCACGAACCGGGCCCGCTTCCCCTGCAGCAGGGCGTGCTTGTTGATGATGTCCTTGAGGATCTTGTTGAGGGCGTGCCCCACGTGCAGGGCGCCGTTGGCGTAGGGCGGTCCGTCGTGGAGGGTGAAGGGTTCGCCCGGGTTGCCGCGGCTCAGCCGCCCATACAGATCGTGCGCCTTCCAGAAGGCCTGCAGTTCCGGCTCCCGCACCTTGGCGTTGGCCCGCATCGCGAAGGGCGTCTGCAGCAGGTTGAGCGTGTCCTTGTAGGACGCCGGGCTTGCCGTCACGTCGCCGGGGCGCGAGAAGGCTGGATTATCCCGCCTCGCCGAGACCCTCCCCCGGCTCCGGCGTCGCCGGCTCGGGCGGGGCTTCCGGCAGCGCCTGCTCCAGCAGGGCGTCGATCTCCTCGAAGCTGCTGACGACGGGGGGATCCGCTTCCGGCACCGCCGGCATCTCCACCTCCACCTCTGCCACTGCCACCTCCACCACTGCCACTGCCACTGCCGCTTCTGCTTCTGCCGTTGGTTCAGGCACCTCGGCAACGTCCGGCGCCGCTTCGGGCACCACGGCTTCGGGCCGCACCCATTTCTTGGTGCTGGCGGGGCGGGCCTTGCGCCGTTCCGCCAGCCACGACCCCAGCCCGCCCACCACGCCGCTGGCCAGTTGCAGCAGGCGGCCGAGGGAGGCGCCGATCTGGCTCAGGCTGGTCTGCCAGCGCTCCACCGACCACAGCCGTTGGCGTTCCTCCTCCGTCAGCAGGCGCCAGCGGCCCTGGCCCACTTCCACCCCCAGCCGGCCGATCAGCAGGCCGCCGCACAGCACCGCCAGCATCGGTGCCCCCGTGAGCCGCTCGGCGCTGGTGACCAGCACCAGGCCCAGCAGCAGCACCACCGCCCCCCAGACCGAGTCCCGGGCCCGACTCAGTTCGGAGGCCAGCAGCGGCAGCAGCAACAGCAGCAGCCCGAGCAGCAGCGCCAGGAAGCCTCCGAGGGTGGCAAGCATGGCCAGGACAACGTCTCTGCCCATTCTGAGCGGTGACGCTGGGGCTGCTTCGTCCGGGTGACGCCGGCGAACCTGCTTAGAGTCGCTCAGCGCCCACCTGGCGGAATTGGTAGACGCGCTGGATTTAGGTTCCAGTGGCTCAGGTCGTGGGGGTTCAAGTCCCCCGGTGGGCATCCCTCCCAGTGATCCAGGCCAGCCCAGGTGTGCCGTTTGGACGGCACACCTACGCTGCCCACCATCTGGAACCGAAGCATGAAGAGCCCTCTCCGCCAGCTCACGGCGCTGCTCCTGGGAGCTGGGTCGCTGCTGGCGGGGGCTCCCGCCCAGGCGCTGGAACAGATCCAGCTGATGCTTCCCCTGATCGATACCCCGTTCAAGATCCGGCTCAACGAGCTCCGCGATCAGCGCAAACTGCTCTCCGGCGACAGCGATCTCGCCGAGCTCGACCGGGCCACCGATGGGGCGATCGGCCGCCGGCTGGTCGAGGCTTTCCAGACCCCCCTCCCCCTGCCGGTCAAGGCCTTCGCCGAGCAGTCGGTGGGGTCGCCCCTGGTCAACCAGGTGCTGCTGCTGCTCTCGTCGGTGGTGATCGTGGAGGGGGTGTCCCAGCCGCTCGACACCAAGGAGCTGGCCGCCTCGCTGGCCACCAGCCAGGCGAAGGGCAGCCTCAACCTGCTGGAGGTGCTGGAGGCCCTGCCAGGCAAGAGCGCCTCGGTGGATCTGCAGCGGGTGGTCCTTGCCATTGATCGCGTCACCAGGCAGCAACGTCTGGGCAACTCCCTGGTGACATCCCAGCCCGCCGCCGCGATCAACCCGGCCTTCAGCCAGACGGGGCCGCAGGCGGTGAAGCGCCAGGAGTTGGCGATCCCCGTCAAGCACCGCCCCAAGCCCCTGCAGGTGGTCACGATCCAGCCCGAAGCGGGCTCCAATGGCCGCCTGGTGCTGATCTCCCATGGGCTCTGGGACGACCCGGAGAGCTTCGAGGGCTGGGGCCGGCACCTGGCCAGCCATGGCTACACCGTGCTGCTGCCCCGCCACCCCGGCAGCGACCGCTCCCAGCAGCAGGCCATGCTCTCCGGCCAGATGCCGCCCCCCAAGCCGGAGGACCTGAAGCTGCGGCCCATGGACATGAGCGCGGTGATCGATGCGGCGGCGGCGGGCAGCCTGGCGTTGCCGGCGGGCCTGCGCACCGACAACGTCGTGGCGATGGGCCAGTCCTATGGCGCCACCACGGTGCTGCAGCTGGCCGGCGCCCGTCCCAGCGCCAGCCTGCTCAACCGCTTCTGCAAGGACGTCACCAACTCAGAGCGCAACATCAGTTGGGTGCTGCAGTGCAGTTTCCTCACCTCCGCTGACCAGGCCGGCCTGGCCGACCCCCGCATCAAGGCGGTGGTGGCGGTCAGCCCGCCGATGTCACTGCTGTTCGACCAGGGCTCAGGCCGCACCATGAACGCCCGGGCACTGGTGGTGAGCGGCAGTCGCGACTGGGTGGTGCCCTCCGGGCCCGAGGCGCTGCGCCCCATGGCCCTGGAGGCGCGCAACGCCGGCGGCGGCCACCGGCTGGTGCTGGCCAAAGATGGCGACCACTTCAACCTGCGCTCCTCCTACGAGCAGGGGGGCGGGTCCCTGCGGGGGCTGCTGCTCGCCTGGACCGATGGCGCCTTTGCCGCCGGAGCCGCCGCGGCCCCCGGCCCGAGCGCCCCGTCGCTGCTGCCCCCCGATGGCTGGGGCGACACGGAGTTCCCCCTGGTGGACGTCACCGCCGGCCTGCGCACCCTGCCGATCGGGCCCAGCCAGCCGTGACGGCGCCGTCCCGGATCCGGTCGCGGCGCAGGGGCGTCTTCCGTAATCTGGGGCCTCCATTGGGGATCCGGACCTGGCCCAGGTCATGAAAGAGTCGCTGGCCCCCT
This Cyanobium sp. AMD-g DNA region includes the following protein-coding sequences:
- a CDS encoding alpha/beta fold hydrolase produces the protein MKSPLRQLTALLLGAGSLLAGAPAQALEQIQLMLPLIDTPFKIRLNELRDQRKLLSGDSDLAELDRATDGAIGRRLVEAFQTPLPLPVKAFAEQSVGSPLVNQVLLLLSSVVIVEGVSQPLDTKELAASLATSQAKGSLNLLEVLEALPGKSASVDLQRVVLAIDRVTRQQRLGNSLVTSQPAAAINPAFSQTGPQAVKRQELAIPVKHRPKPLQVVTIQPEAGSNGRLVLISHGLWDDPESFEGWGRHLASHGYTVLLPRHPGSDRSQQQAMLSGQMPPPKPEDLKLRPMDMSAVIDAAAAGSLALPAGLRTDNVVAMGQSYGATTVLQLAGARPSASLLNRFCKDVTNSERNISWVLQCSFLTSADQAGLADPRIKAVVAVSPPMSLLFDQGSGRTMNARALVVSGSRDWVVPSGPEALRPMALEARNAGGGHRLVLAKDGDHFNLRSSYEQGGGSLRGLLLAWTDGAFAAGAAAAPGPSAPSLLPPDGWGDTEFPLVDVTAGLRTLPIGPSQP
- a CDS encoding CDGSH iron-sulfur domain-containing protein, which translates into the protein MVAARTPISVKLEQGKEYLYCVCGRSADQPFCDGSHEGSGFTPLSFVAESSGRALLCRCKQTATPPWCDGSHARVPAGP
- the ileS gene encoding isoleucine--tRNA ligase; protein product: MTASPASYKDTLNLLQTPFAMRANAKVREPELQAFWKAHDLYGRLSRGNPGEPFTLHDGPPYANGALHVGHALNKILKDIINKHALLQGKRARFVPGWDCHGLPIELKVLQGLGSEERRQLTPIDLRRRAHAYALEQVEGQMGGFRRWGIWADWDEPYLTLQKPYEAAQIGVFGRMVLAGHIYRGLKPVHWSPSSRTALAEAELEYPDGHTSPSVYVAFPVVELPEAVAAILAAAGIDGPTDAAHREQLFVAIWTTTPWTLPANLAVSVNGQLDYAICRDGTTNGGTPRYLVVAAQLVEQLRTSLERPLEPLLTLKGAQLEGILYRHPLLDRTSPVVIGGDYITTETGTGLVHTAPGHGVDDFHTGNKYGLPVLCPVDEAGTLTAEAGPFAGLNVLKDANPAIITALRDAGLLLAEQRYEHRYPYDWRTKKPTIFRATEQWFASVDGFRAQALEAIAAVEWLPASGRNRIEAMVRDRGDWCISRQRSWGVPIPVFYHRTTGEVLLNADTLAHAEALIAEHGADVWWERDEAGLLPPAWAEEADQWRKGTDTMDVWFDSGSSWAAVLEGRGLGYPADLYLEGSDQHRGWFQSSLLTSVAVNGQAPYRRVLTHGFTLDEKGRKMSKSLGNVVDPLVLVEGGKNEKQEPSYGADVLRLWVSSVDYSADVPLGPGIVKQLADVYRKVRNTARYLLGNLHDFVPAEHAVPIADLPLLDRWMLQRTASLIEEVSADFERFEFYRFFQALQNFCVVDLSNVYLDIAKDRLYVSAAGDARRRSCQTVLHLVVERLAGLIAPVLCHMAEDIWQNLPYPVAEASVFERGWPTVPATWAAPELVAPMQRILELRAQVNRTLEGCRGRGELGASLEAQVQLELVEASPLREALDLLDASPHPEVDNLADWLLVSALRLGGAPLEAPLAEIGEEGVTVRIARATGSKCERCWHHEDDIGAHPSHPSLCGRCVEVLERQGAGTAG
- a CDS encoding zinc-dependent alcohol dehydrogenase family protein, with the protein product METATRARSLRRAAGEADMKAMVLQACGDMARTPAPLVPMELPRPVPGPGDLLVKVAVCGVCHTELDEIEGRTPPPRFPVIPGHQIVGSVAASGAGAEGFAPGDAVGIAWIFHACGRCAFCRSGRENLCPAFVATGRDVNGGYAEYVTVPAAFAHPLPAGLEAVAVAPMLCAGAIGYRSLALSGLVDGQDLGLTGFGASAHLVLPMVRHRFPASRVFVFARSAVQRAFALELGATWAGATEAESPVKLHAVIDTTPAWTPVVAALKNLHPGGRLVINAIGKQEADKAALLRLDYPRDLWREKEIRSVANVTRADVREFLALASAAGIRPEVREYPLAEANRALQDLRTGQGRGAKVLRIGSVGAAGS
- a CDS encoding Ycf66 family protein; this translates as MLATLGGFLALLLGLLLLLLPLLASELSRARDSVWGAVVLLLGLVLVTSAERLTGAPMLAVLCGGLLIGRLGVEVGQGRWRLLTEEERQRLWSVERWQTSLSQIGASLGRLLQLASGVVGGLGSWLAERRKARPASTKKWVRPEAVVPEAAPDVAEVPEPTAEAEAAVAVAVVEVAVAEVEVEMPAVPEADPPVVSSFEEIDALLEQALPEAPPEPATPEPGEGLGEAG